In Alkalihalobacterium alkalinitrilicum, a genomic segment contains:
- the rlmN gene encoding 23S rRNA (adenine(2503)-C(2))-methyltransferase RlmN, whose translation MEDKKIEAKLVETGNLPSIYSLQFNELKQWLQENNEPAFRAGQIYEWLYSKRVESFEEMTNLSKELRMKLVEQFNLTTLKTVTKQESSDGTIKFLFELHDGYSIETVIMRHNYGNSVCVTTQVGCRIGCTFCASTLGGLKRNLEAGEIVAQVLEAQRAIDEVDERVSSVVVMGIGEPFDNYEALVSFLRTINHDKGLNIGARHITVSTSGIVPYIYKFADEGMQINFAISLHAPNTELRSKLMPINRAYSLPKLMESIDYYTNKTGRRVTFEYGLFGGVNDQAEHAEELADLIKNLKCHVNLIPVNFVLERDYKRTPKEQIFAFEKILKDRGVNVTIRREQGHDIDAACGQLRAKERKEETR comes from the coding sequence ATGGAGGATAAAAAAATAGAAGCAAAGTTGGTCGAAACTGGAAACTTACCTTCCATTTATTCGCTTCAATTTAATGAATTAAAACAGTGGTTGCAAGAAAATAATGAGCCTGCATTTAGAGCTGGACAAATTTATGAGTGGCTTTATAGCAAACGGGTGGAATCTTTTGAGGAAATGACGAATTTATCCAAAGAACTACGTATGAAGCTAGTAGAGCAATTTAATTTAACCACATTAAAAACGGTGACGAAACAAGAATCGAGTGACGGGACAATTAAATTTTTGTTTGAACTTCATGATGGTTATTCGATCGAAACGGTTATTATGCGTCATAACTATGGTAATAGTGTTTGTGTAACGACTCAAGTTGGTTGTCGAATTGGTTGTACGTTTTGTGCTTCAACACTAGGGGGGCTTAAACGTAACCTAGAAGCTGGAGAAATTGTCGCCCAAGTGCTAGAGGCCCAACGCGCAATTGATGAAGTTGATGAACGAGTCAGTTCTGTAGTCGTCATGGGAATTGGGGAGCCATTTGATAATTACGAAGCACTCGTTTCATTCTTAAGAACAATCAACCATGACAAAGGATTAAATATTGGCGCACGGCATATTACAGTTTCAACGAGTGGCATCGTTCCATATATTTATAAGTTTGCTGATGAAGGGATGCAAATTAATTTTGCAATTTCACTTCATGCTCCAAATACAGAACTACGTTCAAAACTTATGCCGATCAATCGAGCATATTCGTTACCTAAACTAATGGAGTCTATTGATTATTATACGAATAAAACAGGACGTCGCGTTACGTTTGAGTATGGTTTATTTGGAGGCGTGAATGATCAAGCGGAACACGCTGAAGAATTGGCTGATTTAATTAAAAATCTAAAATGTCATGTAAACTTAATTCCGGTAAATTTTGTACTAGAAAGGGATTATAAGCGGACACCTAAAGAGCAAATCTTTGCTTTTGAAAAAATTCTAAAAGATCGTGGTGTTAATGTAACGATCAGGAGAGAGCAAGGACATGACATAGATGCTGCTTGTGGGCAGCTCCGAGCGAAGGAGCGTAAAGAGGAGACGAGGTGA
- a CDS encoding Stp1/IreP family PP2C-type Ser/Thr phosphatase, protein MKYAFNTSVGRVRPHNEDSGGIFLHPKGAVLAIVADGMGGHQAGDVASQMTSDILQQRWLATSELRKPTEIEQWIRESIEVVNETLFMHAKENRDCQGMGTTVVVAVCTNDFVSLGHVGDSRGYLLNRCGFQQKTSDHSLVNELVRTGQITVEQAEHHPRKNVLLRALGTEPTIKIDVETVDWEENDTIILCSDGLSNKVTDLEIEELLQTKGHSVNEKVDKLIKMANERGGEDNITVAIVHYTHDRQEQG, encoded by the coding sequence ATGAAGTATGCATTTAATACGAGTGTAGGAAGAGTGAGACCCCATAATGAAGATAGTGGAGGAATTTTCCTACACCCTAAAGGAGCCGTTTTGGCAATAGTTGCAGATGGTATGGGGGGGCACCAAGCTGGTGACGTTGCAAGTCAAATGACAAGTGATATTCTACAACAAAGATGGTTAGCTACATCAGAGTTACGGAAACCAACTGAAATTGAACAATGGATACGAGAATCGATTGAGGTTGTTAATGAAACCTTGTTTATGCATGCTAAAGAAAATCGAGACTGTCAAGGGATGGGGACAACGGTCGTTGTTGCTGTTTGTACGAATGATTTCGTATCTTTAGGTCATGTTGGAGATAGTCGTGGATATTTGCTAAACAGATGTGGATTTCAACAGAAAACTTCTGACCATTCTTTAGTCAATGAACTCGTCCGAACAGGTCAAATCACAGTTGAACAAGCGGAGCACCATCCGAGAAAAAACGTGCTTCTTCGTGCGCTTGGAACAGAACCTACCATCAAAATTGATGTAGAAACGGTCGATTGGGAAGAAAATGATACGATTATACTTTGTTCAGATGGGCTTTCAAATAAAGTAACGGATCTTGAGATCGAGGAGTTGCTCCAAACTAAAGGTCATAGCGTTAACGAAAAGGTAGACAAGCTTATAAAGATGGCGAATGAACGTGGAGGAGAAGACAATATTACCGTAGCGATTGTCCACTATACTCATGACCGTCAGGAACAGGGGTGA
- the pknB gene encoding Stk1 family PASTA domain-containing Ser/Thr kinase, whose product MIGTRINGRYHILETIGGGGMAFVYKARDVILDRIVAVKVLQPQFSRDEQFIKRFRREAQAATSLAHPNVVSIFDVGEEEDLYYIVMEYVEGPTLKELIQDRGALSLDETIDIMSQVTSAIAHAHANQIVHRDIKPHNILISKNGEAKVTDFGIARAMSSATITHTNSVMGSVHYLSPEQARGGVVTYKSDIYSLGIVLYEMVTGQVPFSGDTAVTIALKHLQNDVPSPRQINRLIPQSVENIILRSTAKDAFHRYESALEMGEDLETALDSSRANEPKFTASDDDDDVTKAIPVIKDQGHLENLDKTIEVKPLDNKTEKKKPAKPPEKKKKKKRWLTTLLVIFFLIIGSGIAAFAIFPTLLKVDEVEVIDVIGNEIQEAEDLLDDLGLIVVQERIPDDEVQADHVIRQDPAGGSVVKVGSTVKLFVSEGQEKYEMPNVVGMQRDRAERILIDFENIEYQERQSDEPPGIILTQEPQSGTHIIAEETTVYLTYSVEQTITLNNLRGLTEQEAYNYLDGEGLLANVTYEHSNNVQKDHIISQSPSAFTQVRKGSEVAITVSKGPEPQKPVEPKEEEKEPTKTITSVLPVQVDEGDSPHILIRYEDATTDGEKVFFDDTITESVTFRIPLTVTPTIDGSYKLYIDGELYNTYDYTY is encoded by the coding sequence ATGATAGGTACACGCATTAACGGTCGTTATCACATTTTAGAAACGATTGGCGGCGGCGGAATGGCATTTGTGTATAAAGCACGTGATGTTATTTTGGATCGTATCGTTGCTGTTAAAGTTTTACAGCCACAATTTTCAAGAGATGAACAGTTTATTAAGCGATTTAGACGTGAAGCTCAAGCGGCTACAAGTCTAGCACATCCGAATGTTGTTAGTATATTTGATGTTGGAGAAGAAGAAGATTTATACTATATCGTAATGGAATACGTAGAGGGACCAACATTAAAAGAATTAATTCAAGACCGTGGAGCCCTTTCACTTGATGAAACTATTGATATTATGTCCCAAGTTACATCAGCAATTGCTCACGCACATGCAAATCAAATAGTTCATCGGGATATTAAACCGCATAATATATTGATTAGTAAGAATGGTGAAGCAAAAGTTACTGATTTTGGTATTGCGCGTGCAATGTCAAGCGCGACGATTACTCATACTAATTCTGTTATGGGGTCCGTCCATTATCTATCACCTGAACAAGCAAGAGGTGGAGTTGTTACTTACAAGTCAGATATTTACTCTCTAGGAATTGTTCTTTATGAGATGGTAACGGGTCAGGTTCCTTTCTCGGGAGATACAGCGGTAACAATTGCTTTAAAACATCTTCAAAATGATGTTCCCTCCCCAAGACAAATCAATCGATTGATCCCGCAAAGTGTTGAGAATATTATTCTACGTTCTACTGCAAAAGATGCATTTCATCGATATGAAAGTGCTTTAGAAATGGGGGAGGATCTAGAAACAGCTTTAGATTCGTCACGTGCAAATGAACCCAAATTTACAGCTTCGGATGATGATGATGATGTCACAAAAGCGATTCCAGTCATTAAAGATCAAGGTCATTTAGAAAATTTAGATAAAACGATAGAAGTTAAGCCTTTAGATAATAAAACTGAGAAAAAAAAGCCTGCCAAACCACCAGAAAAGAAAAAAAAGAAAAAACGTTGGTTAACGACGTTACTCGTTATATTTTTCTTAATTATTGGCTCAGGAATAGCTGCTTTTGCCATTTTTCCAACTCTTTTAAAAGTAGATGAAGTAGAAGTTATCGATGTCATCGGTAACGAAATTCAAGAAGCTGAAGATTTGTTAGACGACCTTGGCCTTATCGTAGTACAGGAAAGAATTCCTGATGATGAAGTTCAAGCAGATCATGTTATACGTCAAGATCCTGCGGGGGGATCAGTGGTAAAAGTAGGGAGTACGGTGAAGTTGTTCGTAAGTGAAGGTCAAGAAAAGTATGAAATGCCTAATGTTGTCGGTATGCAAAGAGATCGAGCAGAGCGCATCTTGATTGATTTCGAGAATATCGAGTATCAGGAACGGCAATCGGATGAACCGCCAGGGATTATTTTAACACAAGAACCACAATCAGGCACTCATATCATTGCCGAAGAAACGACGGTTTATTTAACATATAGTGTTGAGCAAACTATAACTTTAAATAATTTACGAGGATTAACAGAACAAGAAGCGTATAATTACTTAGATGGAGAAGGTCTTTTAGCAAATGTAACATATGAACACTCGAATAATGTACAAAAAGATCATATCATTTCGCAGTCCCCAAGTGCTTTTACACAAGTTAGGAAAGGTTCAGAAGTAGCAATCACAGTTTCAAAAGGTCCTGAGCCGCAAAAACCAGTGGAGCCGAAAGAAGAAGAAAAAGAACCAACGAAAACGATTACCAGTGTACTTCCAGTTCAAGTAGATGAAGGAGATTCACCGCATATATTGATACGTTATGAAGATGCTACGACAGATGGGGAAAAAGTATTTTTTGATGATACGATTACAGAGTCTGTAACATTTCGAATTCCGTTAACAGTTACGCCAACTATAGATGGTTCTTATAAACTTTACATCGATGGAGAACTTTATAATACGTATGATTACACGTACTAA
- the rsgA gene encoding ribosome small subunit-dependent GTPase A, protein MPEGRIVKALSGFYYVHNEEGMFQCRGRGVFRNQNIKPLVGDFVHFEAENRTDGYILDIFERENEMIRPPIANIDQAILVFSALEPDFSPLLLNRFLVHIEAHYIEPLICISKVDLLDDIKQQKIIKYKSDYESIGYQVIMTSIETKEGIGNVIPFLKDKVTVIAGQSGVGKSSLLNTLHPELNIETNEISTHLGRGKHTTRHVELLAVGEGLVADTPGFSSLDFVGIEAEDLSLYFPEMKERMGACKFRGCTHTSEPKCAVKAAVEAEDILEYRYEHYLQFLDEIKSQKRRY, encoded by the coding sequence ATGCCAGAAGGAAGAATAGTTAAAGCCCTGAGTGGCTTCTATTATGTCCACAATGAAGAGGGTATGTTTCAATGTCGTGGTCGAGGTGTTTTTCGTAATCAAAACATTAAGCCACTTGTTGGTGATTTTGTTCATTTTGAAGCAGAAAACCGAACAGACGGCTATATTTTGGACATTTTTGAACGTGAAAATGAAATGATTCGTCCACCAATTGCAAATATCGATCAGGCTATTTTAGTTTTTTCCGCTTTAGAGCCTGATTTTAGCCCGCTTTTATTAAATCGTTTTTTAGTCCATATCGAAGCTCACTATATTGAACCACTTATTTGTATAAGCAAAGTCGATTTATTAGACGATATTAAACAGCAAAAAATTATAAAATACAAAAGTGATTATGAGAGTATTGGTTACCAGGTGATTATGACATCGATAGAAACGAAGGAAGGGATTGGAAATGTCATCCCGTTCTTAAAGGATAAAGTAACTGTTATCGCAGGACAATCAGGAGTAGGGAAGTCATCATTACTAAATACTTTACATCCTGAATTAAATATTGAGACGAATGAAATATCCACTCATTTAGGACGTGGTAAACATACGACGAGACACGTTGAATTATTAGCAGTCGGAGAAGGTTTGGTTGCAGATACCCCTGGATTTAGTTCGTTAGATTTTGTCGGGATTGAAGCAGAAGATTTGTCCTTATATTTCCCAGAAATGAAAGAAAGAATGGGAGCTTGTAAATTCCGTGGGTGCACTCATACGAGTGAACCGAAATGTGCAGTGAAGGCAGCGGTTGAAGCAGAAGATATTCTAGAATATCGGTATGAACATTATTTACAGTTTTTAGATGAAATAAAAAGCCAAAAGCGGAGGTATTAA
- the rpe gene encoding ribulose-phosphate 3-epimerase: MIKIAPSILSANFAKLGEEVKDVERGGADYIHIDVMDGHFVPNITIGPLIVEAIRPVTTLPLDVHLMIENPDLYIPQFASAGADIITVHVEACPHLHRTVHLIKEHGVKAGVVLNPATPVDTIQHVISDLDMVLLMTVNPGFGGQKFIHSVLPKITAVSEMAKSKKLNIDVEVDGGVNEETAKLCIEAGANVLVAGSAIYNKDDRSAAIQAIRG; the protein is encoded by the coding sequence ATGATAAAAATAGCACCCTCGATTTTATCAGCAAATTTTGCAAAACTTGGAGAAGAGGTTAAAGATGTGGAACGTGGAGGTGCGGATTATATCCATATCGATGTGATGGACGGTCATTTTGTTCCGAATATTACAATTGGACCCTTAATTGTAGAAGCGATCCGACCAGTTACAACACTTCCACTAGATGTTCATTTAATGATTGAAAATCCTGATTTATATATTCCTCAATTTGCAAGTGCAGGTGCAGATATTATCACCGTTCATGTTGAAGCTTGTCCGCATCTTCATCGAACCGTTCACCTGATTAAAGAACATGGTGTCAAAGCGGGAGTAGTCTTAAATCCTGCCACTCCTGTAGATACAATCCAACATGTCATTAGTGACCTAGACATGGTGTTGTTAATGACTGTAAACCCTGGTTTCGGGGGGCAAAAATTCATACATAGTGTATTACCGAAAATTACTGCTGTATCTGAAATGGCTAAATCAAAAAAACTAAATATTGATGTTGAAGTAGATGGTGGAGTTAACGAAGAAACAGCAAAATTATGTATCGAAGCTGGTGCCAATGTATTAGTTGCAGGTTCAGCTATCTATAATAAAGATGATCGTTCTGCGGCTATTCAAGCGATTAGAGGATGA
- the spoVM gene encoding stage V sporulation protein SpoVM has translation MKFYTIKLPKFIGGFVRAILGSFKKN, from the coding sequence ATGAAATTTTATACGATCAAGCTGCCTAAATTTATTGGCGGGTTTGTAAGAGCGATCCTAGGTTCGTTTAAAAAAAATTAA
- the rpmB gene encoding 50S ribosomal protein L28 has product MARKCYITGRQARTGNQRSHALNKTKRKWGANVQKVRILVDGKPKRVYVSARALKSGKVERV; this is encoded by the coding sequence ATGGCACGTAAATGTTATATTACTGGTAGACAAGCACGCACAGGAAACCAGCGTTCACACGCGTTGAATAAAACAAAGCGCAAATGGGGAGCTAACGTTCAAAAGGTTCGTATTTTAGTTGACGGCAAACCGAAGCGAGTTTATGTTTCAGCTCGTGCATTAAAGTCTGGTAAAGTAGAACGCGTATAA
- a CDS encoding Asp23/Gls24 family envelope stress response protein has protein sequence MPVELKTQMGVIDVSKDVVATIAGGAAVDCYGIVGMASQKQLKDGLSEILGKENFQRGVIIREENEEIHIDMYIIVSYGTKISEVAHNVQTKVKYQLEKMLGLVVDSVNIFVQGVRVINP, from the coding sequence ATGCCTGTAGAATTAAAAACACAAATGGGAGTTATTGATGTTTCTAAAGATGTTGTTGCAACAATAGCTGGTGGAGCTGCTGTCGATTGTTATGGAATCGTAGGAATGGCTTCGCAAAAACAATTAAAAGATGGTTTAAGTGAAATCTTAGGGAAAGAAAACTTTCAACGTGGTGTCATCATTCGAGAAGAAAATGAAGAAATTCATATTGATATGTACATCATTGTAAGTTATGGTACAAAAATTTCTGAAGTAGCTCATAATGTGCAAACGAAAGTGAAGTACCAACTAGAGAAAATGTTAGGTTTGGTTGTAGACTCAGTGAACATTTTTGTTCAAGGGGTGCGAGTGATCAACCCTTAA